In the genome of Paenibacillus pabuli, one region contains:
- a CDS encoding serine/threonine protein kinase, which translates to MNRPDWFQAEEALQQIQVIGSDRNELVNIIGHVEGLNCIGTGTDAAVFTYDGLPQYAFKMYSDHALDKLENEKQVYEQLKGLPYFPTYYGSGRNILVISFEAGDTLLECLEKGIPVPEQVMLDVDAAREAVRSRGLNPRDIHLKNVILQNGRGKVIDVSEYIQDGNDNRWEHLVWAYHNIYPRIKGTPISPRMLQTIKWGYNQLDQANIKLDDLSKKANRLFSKFMK; encoded by the coding sequence ATGAATCGACCGGATTGGTTCCAGGCGGAAGAGGCATTACAACAAATCCAAGTCATCGGAAGCGACCGGAATGAGCTCGTGAACATCATTGGCCATGTAGAAGGACTGAATTGTATTGGCACAGGAACAGACGCGGCGGTATTTACGTATGACGGCTTGCCGCAGTACGCCTTTAAGATGTACTCAGATCATGCCCTGGACAAACTGGAAAATGAAAAACAGGTATATGAGCAGCTCAAAGGCCTGCCCTATTTCCCTACCTATTACGGCAGCGGCCGAAATATTCTTGTGATCAGTTTTGAAGCGGGAGATACCCTGCTCGAATGTCTGGAAAAAGGAATCCCGGTCCCTGAGCAGGTCATGCTCGATGTAGACGCAGCGCGAGAAGCCGTTCGCAGCCGCGGGCTGAACCCTCGCGATATTCATCTGAAAAATGTAATTCTTCAGAACGGACGCGGGAAAGTCATCGACGTCTCGGAGTATATTCAGGACGGCAACGATAATCGCTGGGAGCATCTCGTCTGGGCCTATCACAACATTTATCCGCGGATCAAAGGTACGCCCATATCCCCTCGCATGCTGCAAACGATCAAATGGGGATACAATCAACTGGATCAGGCCAATATCAAGTTGGACGACCTCTCCAAAAAGGCTAATCGATTATTCTCTAAATTCATGAAATAA
- a CDS encoding PD-(D/E)XK nuclease family protein has product MAQYPQWSYSQSRASMFDECLRKYYYHYYGAHNGWKADSADEMQVRLYRLKQLSNLYLVFGDLAHRMCESAVRSREEGKDKPREHFLEQTIRKLLNQAYVESMDQDQWRLDPKNRVMLSEIYYGDDTLNDRIATIKERTSACVGNLYRTLTWEDLSRASTVILEIEKWDTMMLHDTRVYVKMDLLYRRSNGNIVIVDWKTGKEDDFSDQLMLYASYVREHYRVPLEQIELRVEYLLTGTHREFTATEEDILKVEENVGRYIAEMRSCVDDEYYNRPKDVSYFTPMPSRRACRDCNFREVCSERVV; this is encoded by the coding sequence ATGGCACAATACCCGCAGTGGTCTTATTCGCAGTCGCGGGCGAGTATGTTCGATGAGTGCCTGCGCAAATATTATTATCATTATTATGGAGCACATAACGGCTGGAAGGCAGATTCGGCTGATGAGATGCAGGTACGTTTGTATCGATTGAAGCAGCTTAGTAACCTATACCTTGTATTCGGTGACCTCGCGCATCGGATGTGTGAATCGGCGGTGCGCAGCAGAGAGGAAGGCAAAGATAAACCGCGTGAACACTTTCTGGAACAGACGATACGCAAGCTGCTGAATCAGGCCTATGTGGAATCGATGGATCAGGATCAGTGGCGGCTGGACCCCAAGAACCGGGTGATGTTGTCCGAGATATATTACGGGGATGACACGTTGAATGACCGAATCGCGACGATTAAAGAGCGAACCTCGGCCTGTGTCGGTAATCTGTACCGAACACTTACGTGGGAGGACCTGTCCCGCGCGAGTACGGTTATTTTGGAGATTGAGAAATGGGACACCATGATGCTGCACGATACGCGTGTGTATGTGAAAATGGACTTGTTATACCGCCGCAGCAACGGCAACATCGTCATTGTGGACTGGAAGACGGGCAAGGAGGATGACTTCTCGGATCAGTTGATGCTGTATGCATCCTATGTGAGAGAGCATTACCGGGTACCTCTGGAGCAGATTGAGCTGCGGGTGGAGTACCTGTTAACCGGGACACACCGGGAGTTTACGGCAACGGAAGAAGATATTCTTAAGGTGGAGGAGAACGTAGGACGGTATATTGCGGAGATGCGCTCCTGTGTGGATGATGAGTATTACAACCGTCCCAAGGACGTCTCGTATTTCACCCCAATGCCTTCACGCCGTGCTTGCCGGGATTGTAATTTCCGTGAGGTATGCAGTGAACGTGTAGTGTAG
- the ald gene encoding alanine dehydrogenase, translating to MRIGIPKEIKNNENRVAMTPSGAADFVRAGHQVMIERGAGLGSGFTDSEYQSAGAELRDTASPVWAEADMIIKVKEPLASEYAHFRPGLILFTYLHLAAEPALAKALIESRVTAIAYETLEVNGTLPLLTPMSEVAGRMSAQIGAQLLEKTEGGKGILLSGVPGVSRGKVVIIGGGTVGTNAAKIAIGLGADVTILDLNLNRLRQLDDIFGNQIHTLVSSPSNIASAVAAADLLICAVLIPGAKAPTLVSEQMVTTMAPGSVIVDVAIDQGGIVETIDHITTHDEPTYVKHGVVHYAVANMPGAVPRTSTVALTNATMPYALQLANHGAAAAIRGSSSIRSAVNVLNGHITYEAVARDLGHAYVPAGQALENTAAVQ from the coding sequence ATGAGAATCGGAATTCCGAAAGAAATCAAAAATAATGAAAACCGTGTAGCAATGACACCATCCGGAGCTGCTGATTTTGTCAGAGCCGGACATCAGGTCATGATCGAACGTGGCGCGGGACTCGGCAGTGGATTCACAGACAGCGAATATCAATCAGCCGGAGCGGAGCTTCGGGATACAGCTTCACCTGTGTGGGCAGAGGCAGATATGATCATCAAAGTCAAAGAACCCCTTGCCAGCGAATATGCCCATTTTCGTCCTGGCTTGATTCTCTTCACCTACCTGCACCTCGCAGCGGAACCCGCATTGGCGAAGGCATTAATTGAAAGCCGGGTAACTGCCATTGCGTATGAGACACTGGAGGTCAACGGTACGCTTCCTCTGCTTACCCCCATGAGTGAAGTTGCCGGACGCATGTCGGCTCAGATTGGAGCGCAGCTGCTGGAGAAAACAGAAGGTGGCAAAGGCATTCTGTTATCCGGGGTACCCGGCGTAAGCCGTGGCAAGGTTGTGATTATTGGCGGCGGCACGGTGGGCACGAATGCCGCCAAAATTGCAATTGGTCTGGGTGCGGATGTGACCATCCTCGATTTGAATCTGAATCGTCTGCGCCAGCTGGATGATATCTTCGGCAATCAGATTCATACGCTGGTATCAAGTCCATCCAATATTGCGTCGGCTGTTGCGGCTGCCGACCTGCTGATCTGTGCGGTGCTGATTCCGGGCGCCAAGGCGCCAACCCTTGTCAGCGAGCAAATGGTTACCACCATGGCACCAGGTTCGGTCATTGTGGATGTGGCGATTGATCAGGGCGGGATTGTAGAGACCATTGATCATATCACGACCCACGATGAACCGACTTATGTGAAGCATGGTGTGGTGCATTACGCGGTAGCGAACATGCCCGGCGCGGTGCCGCGCACGTCTACAGTGGCGCTGACCAACGCCACCATGCCTTATGCGCTGCAGCTGGCAAACCACGGTGCAGCCGCCGCGATTCGCGGCAGTTCGTCCATTCGCAGCGCGGTGAACGTGCTGAATGGACATATCACGTATGAGGCCGTTGCCCGGGATCTCGGGCATGCCTATGTACCCGCAGGACAGGCGCTGGAGAATACCGCCGCAGTCCAGTAA
- a CDS encoding PucR family transcriptional regulator encodes MRNDRVFTIKDILARPVFAKARLAAGKEGTSRQVGWVHVLEITNVSPFVSPHDLILSTGLWLQSEEGREEYLLQLIRSEAAGLCVEFGTSIHGIPEELIELADRHQFPLIVFEQPVRFVEITQDIHALLINHQHQLLKSLETYSRQLQQRTLQSTDMSAVLNLLHEYAVKPVVYISSMEPGSFVPELSSETQQAIYTWYEQEVEHLDLNDSDTELWFHLDEEQVLLCHPVVCFGQVFSAVGMVVHPSAPVEYLKLLLDYTAKAAAALTLRSQFLEEKMVRNQNELIQDLMNGNILHEEQAQTRMGLRLLVKGQYWFAGGVIEMEHRLKGIGRERMETNHQDILVLLRSLLKKNNLSSLIMLKNNQVYVCCAKEESKTSTRNQLVKSLEGIIGDVKRFASRNLKQVTIHAGFGKVRNRLTGLPDSLREAYQVIEVSRSVDRLEHIHFYERMGIYQMLKALPQSFLQPFVNDHLGVLIEYDRTHHLRLVETLDAFLQNFGSKRDAAAQLFIHRQTLYNRLEKLEELMGPDFMDQERRICLEMALLAHAMIEEEQDFPS; translated from the coding sequence TTGAGAAATGACCGCGTGTTTACGATAAAGGATATTCTGGCTCGCCCTGTCTTTGCCAAGGCCCGGCTTGCTGCGGGGAAAGAAGGAACATCACGTCAGGTCGGATGGGTCCATGTATTGGAGATTACCAATGTTTCTCCATTTGTAAGCCCCCATGATCTTATTTTATCCACGGGACTATGGCTTCAATCGGAAGAAGGACGTGAAGAATATCTGCTCCAGCTAATCCGGAGCGAGGCGGCGGGGCTATGCGTGGAGTTTGGCACGAGTATTCATGGCATTCCCGAAGAATTGATAGAACTGGCTGACAGGCATCAATTCCCGCTTATCGTGTTTGAGCAGCCGGTCCGTTTCGTAGAGATTACGCAAGATATTCACGCGTTACTGATTAATCACCAGCACCAGCTGCTGAAGAGTCTGGAAACCTATTCCCGTCAGCTTCAACAGCGAACATTACAGAGTACAGACATGTCGGCTGTGCTTAACCTTCTGCATGAATACGCGGTCAAGCCGGTTGTGTATATTTCGTCCATGGAACCGGGCAGTTTTGTCCCGGAGCTGTCTTCGGAGACACAGCAAGCGATCTACACATGGTATGAACAGGAGGTTGAGCATCTGGATCTTAATGATTCAGACACCGAGTTATGGTTCCATCTGGACGAGGAGCAGGTGTTACTGTGTCACCCGGTTGTATGTTTTGGACAGGTTTTTTCCGCTGTTGGCATGGTTGTACATCCTTCAGCACCCGTCGAGTATCTGAAGCTGCTGCTTGATTATACAGCGAAGGCTGCGGCGGCACTGACTCTGCGCTCTCAGTTTCTGGAGGAGAAGATGGTGCGCAACCAGAATGAGCTGATTCAGGATCTGATGAACGGTAATATTCTTCACGAGGAGCAGGCGCAGACCCGAATGGGACTTCGTCTGCTGGTGAAGGGACAGTACTGGTTTGCAGGCGGGGTTATTGAGATGGAGCACCGTCTGAAGGGTATCGGCCGTGAGCGAATGGAAACCAACCATCAGGATATTCTGGTTCTGCTGCGTTCCTTGCTCAAAAAGAACAATCTGTCCAGCCTCATCATGCTGAAAAATAATCAGGTATATGTATGCTGTGCCAAGGAAGAGAGCAAGACGTCCACGCGAAATCAACTGGTAAAATCACTTGAAGGCATTATTGGTGATGTGAAGAGATTTGCAAGCCGCAACCTGAAGCAGGTTACGATCCATGCCGGATTTGGCAAGGTTCGTAACCGTTTAACAGGATTGCCGGACAGTCTGCGGGAAGCGTATCAGGTCATCGAAGTCTCACGATCCGTCGATCGGCTGGAACATATTCATTTTTACGAACGTATGGGTATATATCAAATGCTAAAAGCATTACCCCAATCGTTTCTGCAGCCTTTTGTGAATGACCATCTGGGCGTTCTGATTGAATATGATCGGACACATCATCTAAGGCTGGTGGAGACTTTGGATGCCTTTCTGCAAAACTTCGGTTCCAAGCGGGATGCTGCTGCTCAATTGTTCATACATCGGCAAACCTTGTACAATAGATTGGAGAAGTTAGAAGAATTGATGGGACCTGACTTTATGGATCAGGAAAGAAGAATCTGCCTGGAGATGGCCTTGCTTGCTCATGCCATGATCGAGGAGGAACAGGATTTCCCGTCTTGA
- a CDS encoding ATP-binding protein, whose product MANSSEVQYDRHYGHGKRFVGRAKELMMLDRWFNNPDAPLTIFSVTGMGGIGKSSLLSEILSIARDQGATAIWMDGRSCGSTPSVFLEYLSSTLGLETMGSDGSQRPMSILSETSVQRRLVLAVDNYEELALLESWFMEVFVSKLPLYGVLIILASRPEPASAWRTHPRLRQRLVQMPLQHFTGEEVSEYIAAAGSLNKSMAGTIARMTDGHPLGLALAVEAADQRRNIPLSDWIELSQMISARLLLELTLPRLHPMVEVLTLLETANQELLASVLQTEVTLEEYNVLRRMSFIRSGPNGLALHDMARLHLLRDFRQREPQRLQAMRVRIAGLLKPLHEQAGPHERRQITRKMLLLCQESMLQHRKYADVSADSLFSPLEVMRKEDLPALQKLLQQWCEYSVEPWQASSYPAFLDELAQRYPEGIVLMRDKEGDPIAMFITVLVHRESSGMLTKYFPAEMQECFTPEELDCDPDQTDTHFAVLAAARDDVPGYKREELVGYMSLDRLSLLGEGARVILVATNPYLKLFLQSIGFRSKRARTRLCDLYADQAYVLDLDLRSGQFGDWVMSLLVPDTKGGALQQWTSGGVSREPWSEQEVRKMLTHLHSPGELHEYAARVDGVTDGIYLQTHILGLLEGRIHGISQQDQMLLHTAYWTHAGNPTAAAQACSMSRATFYRHLRSALVRLARVL is encoded by the coding sequence ATGGCAAACAGTAGTGAGGTTCAATACGACAGACATTATGGTCATGGAAAACGTTTCGTGGGCCGAGCCAAGGAACTGATGATGTTGGACCGATGGTTCAATAATCCGGATGCACCATTAACCATTTTTTCAGTTACGGGCATGGGAGGGATTGGTAAATCTTCCTTGCTGTCCGAAATTCTATCAATTGCTCGAGACCAGGGAGCGACCGCCATATGGATGGATGGCAGATCCTGCGGCTCGACACCGTCGGTCTTTTTGGAATATCTGTCCTCTACATTGGGGCTGGAGACAATGGGGAGTGATGGCAGCCAGCGGCCGATGAGCATATTGAGTGAAACTTCAGTACAGAGGCGGCTGGTCCTTGCTGTGGATAATTATGAAGAACTGGCTCTTCTGGAAAGTTGGTTTATGGAAGTCTTCGTATCCAAGCTCCCGTTATATGGTGTGCTTATCATTTTGGCCTCACGACCGGAGCCGGCTTCAGCGTGGCGGACACATCCAAGGTTGCGGCAGCGCCTTGTGCAGATGCCTTTACAACATTTTACGGGTGAAGAAGTGTCTGAATATATTGCGGCGGCGGGATCATTAAACAAAAGCATGGCAGGGACAATTGCGCGTATGACGGATGGACATCCGCTGGGGCTGGCGCTTGCTGTGGAGGCAGCGGATCAGCGGAGGAATATTCCTCTTTCCGACTGGATTGAATTGTCACAAATGATTAGTGCAAGACTGCTGCTTGAATTGACGCTTCCCCGCCTGCATCCGATGGTAGAGGTATTAACTCTGCTGGAAACAGCAAATCAGGAATTGCTAGCATCCGTGCTGCAAACAGAGGTGACGCTTGAAGAATACAACGTCCTGAGGCGGATGTCGTTCATACGTTCTGGTCCTAACGGATTGGCGCTGCATGATATGGCCAGACTGCATCTGCTTCGGGATTTTCGCCAACGTGAACCGCAGCGTCTGCAAGCCATGCGTGTGCGAATAGCAGGGCTGCTTAAGCCGCTGCATGAACAAGCGGGTCCACATGAGAGACGCCAGATTACCAGGAAAATGCTTCTTTTGTGTCAGGAATCCATGCTCCAGCATCGGAAGTACGCTGATGTATCGGCGGATTCACTATTTTCTCCCTTGGAAGTGATGCGAAAGGAAGACTTGCCGGCACTACAAAAATTACTCCAACAGTGGTGTGAATATAGTGTAGAACCCTGGCAGGCGTCGTCTTACCCTGCTTTTTTAGACGAACTCGCACAGCGTTATCCTGAAGGAATTGTTTTGATGCGTGACAAGGAGGGCGATCCGATCGCGATGTTCATTACGGTGCTTGTGCACCGGGAGAGCAGCGGGATGTTGACCAAATATTTTCCGGCCGAAATGCAGGAGTGTTTCACACCGGAAGAGCTGGATTGCGACCCGGACCAGACGGATACTCACTTTGCAGTACTCGCTGCAGCAAGGGATGATGTGCCAGGTTACAAACGTGAAGAACTTGTGGGTTACATGTCTCTGGACCGATTGTCCCTATTGGGAGAGGGGGCCCGGGTCATACTGGTTGCAACCAACCCGTATCTGAAGTTGTTTTTGCAGAGTATTGGTTTTCGGAGTAAAAGAGCACGTACACGTTTATGTGACCTGTATGCAGATCAAGCATATGTGCTGGACCTGGATTTGCGCAGTGGACAATTCGGTGACTGGGTGATGTCCCTTTTGGTTCCGGATACGAAGGGCGGCGCGTTACAGCAGTGGACATCTGGTGGTGTCAGCCGGGAACCCTGGTCCGAGCAGGAGGTGCGCAAAATGCTGACTCATCTGCATTCTCCCGGAGAATTGCATGAATACGCAGCGCGGGTGGATGGTGTGACGGATGGAATTTATCTGCAGACGCATATCCTGGGTCTGCTGGAGGGGCGGATTCATGGTATCTCCCAGCAGGATCAGATGCTGCTACATACAGCTTATTGGACACATGCTGGCAATCCAACTGCCGCAGCGCAGGCATGCTCAATGAGCCGGGCGACATTCTATCGGCATCTGCGGTCTGCTCTGGTTCGACTGGCAAGAGTGCTATAA
- a CDS encoding sigma-54 interaction domain-containing protein produces MKHLLPDLMTLLRTDMSILDSGLSMTAIPSSTTLAEALPLFNTSPYLFIQDEGPLLGYIAVSDVLQEMIHAHRLMEAYFETTLETAGSALTLINEEAEVIYWTSGAEHVFSIKKEDIIGKPAADFFPPDRLQSLKTLYTGETVYRKQHQPRPDLFALINARPVQLDGRIVGAVAAEVDITTEIRLHQELLHMTSKVQHLEKAVARLRPDSDPFARIKGSSPVINQCLETIRKISTTSATVLILGESGTGKELFAKAIHDLREPQTAPFIAINCGAIPGSLFESELFGYEKGAFSGADPKGKKGKIELAEGGTLFLDEIGEMPLELQVKLLRVLQEKSYFPVGGTRMKQANCRIIAATNQNLLSMIARNQFREDLYYRLNVINLVIPPLRMRKEDIYELTQTFLQEFSLLYNRHIELVPPEVFKLLFQYDWPGNVRELRNVIERITILTTDGEVKPEYLPDTFIPSMDQGQSILHEEVQLHPQPDLASNSSPFPGRADPSVPSHVGEMDNSANSSPLSYQEQLDTYESELLLQYLKAAGGNKRTLARQLGISRATLYNRMKRLGL; encoded by the coding sequence ATGAAACATTTACTTCCAGATTTGATGACCTTATTACGTACAGACATGAGTATCCTGGATTCAGGACTCTCCATGACCGCAATCCCTTCCTCTACAACGTTGGCAGAAGCATTACCGCTATTCAACACAAGTCCTTATCTGTTCATTCAGGATGAAGGACCTCTATTGGGCTATATCGCTGTATCCGATGTTCTGCAAGAAATGATCCATGCCCATCGGCTTATGGAAGCTTATTTTGAGACAACACTGGAGACGGCAGGCTCAGCTCTGACATTGATTAACGAAGAAGCTGAGGTGATCTACTGGACATCAGGTGCCGAGCATGTTTTTTCCATTAAAAAAGAAGACATCATCGGGAAACCGGCAGCTGACTTCTTTCCCCCTGACCGCCTTCAATCGCTCAAGACGTTATATACAGGGGAAACCGTATACCGAAAGCAGCACCAGCCAAGGCCCGATCTATTCGCCCTGATTAATGCACGTCCGGTGCAGCTCGATGGACGTATTGTAGGCGCGGTTGCTGCCGAAGTGGATATAACAACCGAAATCCGTCTGCATCAAGAGTTATTACATATGACATCCAAAGTCCAGCATCTGGAGAAAGCTGTTGCCCGTCTGCGCCCGGATTCCGATCCCTTTGCCAGAATCAAGGGCAGCAGTCCGGTAATCAACCAGTGTCTGGAGACTATTCGCAAGATCAGTACCACCTCAGCAACTGTGCTCATTCTTGGAGAGAGCGGCACGGGCAAGGAGCTGTTTGCCAAAGCCATTCACGACCTGCGTGAACCGCAGACAGCGCCGTTTATCGCCATTAACTGCGGGGCTATTCCCGGTTCATTGTTTGAGAGTGAGTTATTCGGCTACGAAAAGGGTGCATTTTCAGGAGCTGATCCAAAGGGAAAAAAAGGGAAAATCGAACTGGCCGAAGGCGGTACGCTCTTTTTGGATGAAATAGGTGAAATGCCGCTGGAACTTCAGGTGAAGTTACTACGTGTATTGCAGGAGAAAAGTTATTTTCCTGTTGGCGGAACACGCATGAAACAGGCAAACTGCCGGATTATCGCCGCTACCAATCAGAATCTGCTGAGCATGATTGCCCGCAATCAATTCCGGGAAGATCTCTACTATCGACTGAATGTCATTAATCTCGTCATTCCGCCCCTGCGTATGCGCAAGGAAGATATTTACGAGCTGACACAGACCTTCCTGCAAGAGTTTTCCTTACTCTATAATCGTCATATTGAACTGGTTCCTCCTGAAGTGTTCAAGCTGTTATTCCAGTATGACTGGCCGGGTAACGTACGGGAATTAAGAAATGTGATCGAACGGATCACCATTCTCACCACGGATGGCGAGGTCAAGCCCGAATATCTGCCCGACACCTTTATTCCATCTATGGATCAGGGACAATCCATTTTACACGAGGAGGTACAGCTTCATCCACAGCCTGATCTGGCATCGAACTCTTCTCCATTCCCTGGAAGGGCTGACCCATCAGTTCCATCACATGTAGGAGAAATGGATAACTCCGCGAATTCTTCTCCCCTTTCCTATCAGGAGCAGTTGGATACCTATGAGTCGGAACTCCTTCTGCAGTATCTGAAAGCCGCCGGTGGCAATAAAAGAACGCTCGCCCGGCAGCTCGGTATCTCCAGAGCAACACTCTATAACCGCATGAAGAGGCTTGGTCTATGA
- a CDS encoding proline dehydrogenase family protein, producing MSIGTEMYRKTLLTVAGNKAVENLSIKYGKKLAGKFIAGNTLEEALEEIRVLNNKGIMATLDHLGEGITHLREAALYRDEYIRLVEGIARQGADSNVSLKPTQMGLALDPEEGYRNIRAVATQAKLHDLFVRIDMEDSPFTQATIDIVRRLHSEGLDNTGTVLQAYLHRTVEDTRDMIREGIRLRLVKGAYKEPASVAYQNTSEVIDQFKTMIRNHLDQGVYTAVASHDDHIISWTKQYAKDRGISPDAFEFQMLYGLRMGEQERLAREGYRIRCYVPYGTMWYPYYTRRLAEKPANLWMVVKNMFR from the coding sequence ATGAGTATCGGAACGGAAATGTACCGTAAAACGCTGCTGACCGTCGCAGGTAATAAAGCTGTGGAGAATCTCTCCATCAAATACGGCAAAAAGCTGGCTGGCAAGTTTATCGCAGGCAACACACTGGAAGAGGCTCTCGAAGAGATTCGGGTACTCAACAACAAAGGCATTATGGCTACACTGGATCATCTGGGTGAGGGTATCACCCATTTAAGAGAAGCCGCATTGTACCGGGATGAGTATATACGTTTGGTGGAAGGCATTGCCCGTCAGGGCGCAGACTCCAATGTCTCGCTAAAACCAACCCAAATGGGACTTGCGCTGGACCCTGAAGAAGGTTATCGAAATATACGTGCGGTTGCCACCCAAGCGAAGCTGCATGATCTGTTCGTGCGAATTGATATGGAGGACAGCCCGTTTACCCAAGCAACTATAGATATTGTGCGCCGTTTACACTCGGAAGGTCTGGACAATACAGGAACGGTATTACAAGCCTACTTGCATCGTACCGTCGAAGATACACGTGATATGATTCGGGAAGGAATCCGCCTGCGTCTGGTCAAAGGCGCTTACAAGGAACCTGCATCCGTAGCTTATCAGAACACCTCGGAAGTCATTGATCAATTCAAAACGATGATTCGCAATCATCTCGATCAGGGTGTATACACTGCGGTTGCTTCACATGATGACCACATTATTTCCTGGACCAAACAATACGCGAAGGATCGGGGCATTTCCCCGGATGCATTTGAATTTCAAATGTTGTACGGCTTGCGTATGGGCGAACAGGAACGCCTGGCCAGAGAAGGATACCGTATTCGTTGTTACGTTCCCTATGGAACCATGTGGTACCCGTACTACACCCGCCGTCTTGCCGAGAAACCAGCAAATCTCTGGATGGTGGTCAAAAACATGTTCAGATAA
- the pruA gene encoding L-glutamate gamma-semialdehyde dehydrogenase codes for MNIPFANEPFTSFAVPANREAFENALRKVEAELGKEYSIIIGGQKITSARTLSSVNPAYKNQIVGKIYQADQELAEQAIQTAAETFRTWKHTDPNERARYLYKAAALMRRRKHEFSAWMVYEAGKTWPEADADTAEAIDFMEFYAREMQRLSEPQPLTRIAGEDNELSYIPLGVGIVIPPWNFPLAIMAGMTSAALVSGNTVVLKPASTTPVIAAKFMELLAEVGVPDGVVNYLPGPGSEVGDYLVDHALTRFISFTGSRDVGLRINERAARTAPGQKWIKRVIAEMGGKDSIVVDRDSDLELAAESITASAFGFSGQKCSACSRAIIHKDVYDEVLQRVIERTKQLSMGSPLEVGNQVGPVIDDKAYAKITEYIEIGKGEGRLVLGGGTGNEAGYFIEPTIIADVDPQARISQEEIFGPVLAFIKAESFRDALDIANNTDYGLTGAVISRNREHLEQARREFFAGNLYFNRKCTGALVGTHPFGGFNMSGTDSKAGGRDYLLLFTQAKLVSEKY; via the coding sequence ATGAATATCCCTTTTGCTAACGAACCATTCACATCCTTTGCAGTTCCGGCCAACCGGGAAGCTTTTGAGAACGCACTTCGCAAGGTGGAGGCTGAACTTGGCAAGGAGTACTCTATTATTATCGGGGGGCAAAAAATAACGAGCGCCCGCACGTTATCCTCCGTAAATCCTGCGTACAAAAATCAGATCGTCGGAAAGATTTATCAGGCGGATCAAGAACTCGCCGAGCAGGCCATCCAAACGGCAGCTGAAACATTCCGCACCTGGAAGCATACGGACCCGAATGAACGTGCCCGTTATTTGTACAAAGCGGCGGCGCTTATGCGGCGCCGCAAGCATGAATTCTCCGCCTGGATGGTATATGAAGCGGGCAAGACATGGCCGGAAGCGGATGCGGACACCGCTGAAGCTATTGATTTTATGGAGTTTTATGCCCGTGAGATGCAGCGTCTGAGTGAACCACAGCCGCTCACACGCATTGCAGGCGAAGATAATGAATTGAGTTATATTCCGCTTGGTGTGGGGATTGTCATTCCACCATGGAACTTCCCGCTCGCCATTATGGCGGGCATGACTTCTGCTGCATTGGTATCCGGCAACACGGTTGTTTTGAAGCCAGCCAGTACAACTCCGGTGATTGCTGCCAAATTCATGGAACTGCTTGCCGAAGTAGGTGTGCCGGATGGCGTAGTGAACTATTTGCCAGGACCGGGCAGTGAGGTTGGCGATTATCTGGTGGATCATGCACTTACCCGTTTTATCAGCTTCACAGGCTCCAGAGATGTTGGTTTACGGATCAATGAACGTGCAGCCCGCACCGCTCCGGGGCAGAAATGGATTAAACGGGTTATTGCTGAGATGGGCGGCAAGGATTCCATTGTTGTAGATCGCGACAGTGATCTGGAGTTGGCTGCGGAATCCATCACGGCTTCAGCATTTGGTTTCTCAGGACAGAAGTGCTCTGCGTGTTCCCGCGCCATTATTCATAAAGATGTATATGACGAGGTATTACAGAGAGTGATTGAACGAACCAAACAGCTGAGCATGGGCAGCCCGCTTGAAGTTGGCAATCAGGTAGGTCCGGTTATTGATGACAAGGCGTATGCCAAAATTACAGAATATATTGAAATAGGCAAGGGTGAAGGACGGCTTGTGCTCGGTGGTGGTACAGGAAACGAGGCAGGTTATTTCATTGAACCGACCATTATTGCCGATGTGGACCCGCAAGCACGGATTTCACAGGAAGAGATTTTTGGACCGGTATTGGCCTTCATCAAGGCAGAATCCTTCAGGGATGCACTGGATATTGCCAATAATACCGATTATGGACTGACAGGTGCGGTGATCTCTCGCAATCGCGAACATCTGGAACAAGCCAGACGGGAATTTTTTGCAGGGAATTTATATTTTAACCGTAAATGTACAGGTGCATTGGTGGGTACACATCCTTTTGGCGGTTTTAACATGTCGGGAACGGATTCCAAGGCAGGGGGCAGGGACTACTTGCTGCTGTTCACTCAAGCGAAGCTGGTATCGGAGAAATATTGA